A window of the Brassica napus cultivar Da-Ae chromosome C5, Da-Ae, whole genome shotgun sequence genome harbors these coding sequences:
- the LOC125586866 gene encoding glutathione S-transferase T3-like, with protein MDSTNPYSHTSNFVDLLNCQQDCNLPEPFPYECGSQIHVFSTQATETSSFCEESRSERKERRKWTPSDDLVLISAWLNTSKDSVISNEQKSSTFWGRIAAYYAASPKVAGGDKPEPLQCKQRWQKLNDLVCKFCGSYAAATRQKTSGQSESDVVKLAHSIFFNDHKIKFNLHHAWEELRYDQKWCEHATSKVGGSTKKRKCDDGAETSSSQATINLDEEPTKRPAGVKASKAASAKKPVVDNEAALKFQAMCSIKEKDLVLKERVSKMTLLNSLISKTDPLSEIEEAVKTKLLTEMLGN; from the coding sequence ATGGATTCTACTAATCCATATAGTCATACCTCCAATTTCGTGGACCTTTTGAACTGTCAACAAGATTGTAACCTTCCTGAACCCTTTCCTTATGAATGCGGTTCACAAATCCATGTGTTCAGTACTCAAGCAACTGAAACTTCAAGCTTCTGTGAAGAGTCTCGTTCAGAGcgcaaagaaagaagaaaatggaCTCCCTCTGATGATCTAGTGCTCATTAGCGCCTGGTTAAACACCAGCAAGGATTCTGTCATCAGCAATGAGCAAAAATCAAGTACTTTCTGGGGTCGCATTGCCGCTTACTATGCAGCTAGTCCAAAGGTGGCAGGAGGTGATAAGCCAGAACCTCTTCAGTGTAAGCAAAGGTGGCAAAAGCTGAATGATCTTGTTTGTAAGTTCTGTGGATCATATGCGGCAGCAACAAGACAGAAAACTAGTGGTCAGAGTGAGAGTGATGTTGTGAAACTGGCACactctatctttttcaatgaTCACAAGATTAAGTTTAACCTCCACCATGCTTGGGAGGAGCTCCGCTATGACCAGAAATGGTGTGAGCATGCTACTAGTAAGGTTGGTGGAAGCACTAAGAAGAGAAAGTGCGACGATGGAGCAGAAACATCAAGCTCTCAAGCAACTATCAATCTAGATGAggaaccgaccaaacgtccagCTGGGGTGAAGGCTTCGAAAGCAGCTTCTGCAAAGAAACCTGTAGTAGATAATGAGGCTGCGTTAAAGTTTCAGGCCATGTGCTCTATTAAAGAGAAAGACTTGGTCCTGAAAGAGAGAGTTTCGAAAATGACTCTGCTTAACAGCCTCATTTCAAAAACAGACCCACTTTCTGAAATAGAAGAAGCAGTAAAGACTAAGCTTCTTACAGAGATGCTGGGTAACTAG
- the LOC106399300 gene encoding delta-9 acyl-lipid desaturase 1-like, protein MLMSSSEENHRKTVEDKAEMRRRKRAIWERKWKRLDIVKAFASLFVHFLCLLAPFHFTWPALRVALVVYTVGGLGITVSYHRNLAHRSFKVPKWLEYLFAYCGLLAIQGDPIDWVSTHRYHHQFTDSDRDPHSPNEGFWFSHLLWLFDTGYLVEKCGRKTNVEDLKRQWFYKFLQRTVLYHILAFGFLLYYFGGVSFLTWGMGIGVAMEHHVTCLINSLCHIWGSRTWKTNDTSRNVWWLSVFSFGESWHNNHHAFESSARQGLEWWQIDISWYIVRFLEIIGLATDVKLPSESQRRRMALVR, encoded by the exons ATGTTAATGTCATCGTCGGAGGAGAATCACCGGAAAACAGTGGAGGACAAGGCTGAGatgaggagaagaaaaagaGCAATTTGGGAAAGAAAGTGGAAGAGATTGGACATTGTGAAAGCTTTTGCTTCTCTCTTTGTGCATTTCCTCTGTCTCTTAGCTCCTTTCCATTTCACTTGGCCAGCTTTACGGGTTGCACTTGTTGTCTATACGGTGGGTGGGCTAGGTATCACCGTCTCTTACCACCGTAACTTGGCTCACCGGAGCTTCAAAGTCCCTAAATGGCTCGAGTATTTGTTTGCTTATTGTGGTCTTCTTGCCATTCAG GGAGATCCGATTGATTGGGTCAGCACACATCGATACCATCACCAGTTTACAGATTCAGATAGAGACCCACATAGCCCTAATGAAGGCTTCTGGTTCAGCCATCTCCTATGGCTATTTGATACTGGTTATCTTGTAGAAAAG TGTGGAAGAAAGACAAATGTGGAGGACTTAAAGAGGCAGTGGTTCTATAAATTCCTTCAAAGAACGGTCCTGTACCACATTCTAGCATTTGGTTTCCTCCTCTATTACTTTGGTGGTGTGTCTTTCCTTACGTGGGGAATG GGTATTGGGGTAGCAATGGAGCATCATGTGACTTGCCTCATCAACTCTCTTTGCCATATTTGGGGAAGCCGAACTTGGAAGACCAACGACACTTCTCGTAATGTTTG GTGGCTATCGGTATTCTCGTTTGGGGAGAGCTGGCACAACAATCACCATGCCTTTGAGTCGTCGGCGAGACAAGGCCTAGAGTGGTGGCAAATCGACATCTCTTGGTACATCGTCCGCTTTCTCGAAATAATCGGTTTGGCTACTGACGTGAAGCTGCCTTCAGAGAGTCAACGGCGTCGTATGGCATTGGTTCGTTGA
- the LOC125587404 gene encoding putative nuclease HARBI1, whose product MASSSHNTSEGVDDFDQYFDQYCNQYFDQNFDQTFEDMCINHGDQEDTRKKRKKRVYIERNREEGNVRLWNDYFSETPTYPQNLFRRRFRMNKPLFTRIVDRLSNEVEFFRQKNDALRRSSLSPLQKCTAAIRVLAYGTAADAVDEYLRLGETTTRSCVEHFVEGIIYLFGDGYLRRPTPADLQRLLQVGEFRGFPGMIGSIDCMHWEWKNCPTAWKGQYTRGSGKPTIVLEAVASYDLWIWHAFFGPPGTLNDINVLERSPVFDDIIKGQAPQVTFSVNGSEYNLAYYLTDGIYPKWATFIQSIPMPQGPKAVLFAQHQEAVRKDVERAFGVLQARFAIVKNPALFWDKAKIGKIMRACIILHNMIVEDERNGYTLVNVSEFQAGEDTGSSHVDLDYSTDMPTNIANMLGVRTRIRDRQMHQQLKADLVEHLWSKFGHDEDNN is encoded by the coding sequence atggcttcttcttcacatAACACTTCTGAGGGAGTAGAtgattttgatcaatattttgatcaatattgcaatcaatattttgatcaaaattTTGATCAAACGTTCGAGGATATGTGCATAAATCATGGTGATCAAGAAGAtacaaggaaaaaaagaaaaaaacgagtctacatcgaaagaaatcgtgaagaaggcaatgtgcgtttatggaatgattatttcagtgagacTCCAACATATCCTCAAAATCTATTCCGACgacgatttagaatgaacaagccattgttcacgcgtattgttgatcgactctccaatgaagttgaattctTTCGACAAAAGAATGATGCTCTCAGAAGGTCTAGTCTCTctccacttcaaaagtgtacagcagccattcgtgtcttggcataTGGTACTGCGGCTGATGCTgttgacgaatacctccgactCGGTGAAACTACTACTCGGTCATGTGTCGAACATTTTGTGGAaggaataatttatttattcggTGATGGGTACCTAcgaagaccaacaccggctgatcttcaacgtctacttcaAGTTGGTGAGTTccgtggatttcccgggatgataggaagcatcgattgtatgcattgggagtggaagaattgtcccaccgcttggaaagggcaatatacacgtggttcgggaaaacccacaattgttttagaggcggttgcttcgtatgatctatggatatggcatgcgtttttcggacctccaggtacattaaatgatatcaatgttcttgaacgctcacctgtttttgatgacataataaaaggtcaagctccgcaagtcaCTTTCTCTGTCAATGGAAGCGAGTAtaatttggcttactatctcaccgacggtatttatccgaaatgggctacttttatccaatctattccaatgccacaagggccgaaagcggttttatttgctcaacatcaagaagctgtccgaaaagatgtcgagcgtgcttttggagtcttgcaagctcgttttgccattgttaaaaatcccgcgcttttttgggataaagccaaaattgggaagattatgagagcatgtatcatactccataatatgatcgTCGAAGACGAGCGAAATGGATATACCCTAGTTAatgtttcagagttccaagcaggagaagacaccggaagttcacatgtcgatctcgaTTATTCTACAGATATGCCTACAAATATCGCTAATATGTTAGGTGTTCGAAccagaattcgtgatagacaaatgcatcaacaactcaaagctgatttggttgaacatttatggagtaaatttggACATGACGAAGACAACAACTGA